The Mytilus trossulus isolate FHL-02 chromosome 13, PNRI_Mtr1.1.1.hap1, whole genome shotgun sequence genome has a segment encoding these proteins:
- the LOC134695412 gene encoding cardioacceleratory peptide receptor-like, protein MGFFVANLAIADFALGLLYVLPDTLFNRFNIPWNQHLCYISYVYLSQVPFYVSTYGIVVISIDRAYVIIKPLAAASKGKHYRYGLALSAWVIGCILAIPYGVQGRFIKTTGECRHELPSLGFVYFDLCTIIIIPVIVISICYILIIVKIRRRETFGIIKVKHNRTGVDVNRSIQITAISKAKIKTIKLLLVVVFVYIICWAPITINSFLLNLKYIESGTWSIVLYVLAPINSLANPLVFLIFNQKMFRRKSR, encoded by the exons ATGGGATTTTTTGTTGCTAATTTAGCGATAGCAG ATTTTGCCTTAGGCCTTTTGTATGTGCTACCAGATACTTTGTTTAATCGGTTTAATATTCCCTGGAATCAACATTTGTGCTATATTTCATATGTGTATTTGTCACAAGTTCctttttatgtgtcaacataTGGAATTGTGGTTATATCTATTGACCGTGCTTATGTTATTATTAAACCATTGGCAGCTGCATCTAAAGGAAAACACTATCGTTATGGGCTTGCACTGTCAGCATGGGTTATTGGCTGCATTCTAGCGATACCTTATGGGGTCCAAGGTAGATTTATTAAAACAACAGGAGAGTGCAGACATGAGTTGCCAAGTTTA ggATTTGTATATTTCGATTTATGCACCATTATCATTATACCAGTCATTGTAATAAGTATTTGTTACATACTTATTATCGTCAAAATACGGAGGAGAGAGACATTTGGAATTATCAAAGTAAAACACAACCGAACag GAGTAGATGTCAACAGAAGTATTCAGATAACAGCTATTTCAAAGGCAAAGATCAAAACCATAAAATTACTGCTGGTAGTTGTTTTTG tatatataatttgttgGGCACCAATAACGATTAATTCGTTTTTGCTCAATCTTAAATACATTGAAAGCGGAACGTGGAGTATAGTACTTTATGTCCTTGCTCCAATCAACAGCCTTGCTAATCCATtggtatttttgatttttaatcaaaaGATGTTCCGAAGGAAGAGCAGATGA